DNA from Methanobacteriales archaeon HGW-Methanobacteriales-1:
GATTTAATCAATTCAATATCCTAATCAATTTAATATTCGATTAATCAAACAAATCGAAAAATATTATTAAAAAGGATTATTATTAAATTTAAATAATATAATTGATTGGATTAGATTATTAAATGATTAATAACAATTAATTTAATTAATAGCAGATTATAATCATCAGAATGAATTAATCTAAAGATATTCATTATCTGAATAGTAAGATATCTAATTAAAATTATCCTTTAGTTCTCATGAGTTTTTTGTTACCCATGGCCATGATATACTCAACTTCCACACCTTCAAGGAGTTGGTCTCGTAGATCATCTGGAATAGGAATTTCAAAGGTTTCATATGTTTCCAAATCCATTAATTGAACATCGCTACCCATAAGAGCCAGTACCTGACCAGTTCTTTTGTCAATAATTGGGATATCAATTTTAGTATCCACTGGTTTTACAATACTTCTTTTTTGAGTATCAAAAATACCAACTGCTTCCACACGAGCTTTTGCAGAACCGTGCTTACCTGGGGATGATGTTGAAATACTAGTGATTTTGGATGCTTCACCGCCTAAAATTACATATTTACCGACTTTTAAAGTTTTAACTTCTACAACTTTCTTTGACATTATTTTACCTCCTATATAATGTAAGAAAATATCAATTGTCAACATAACTGAATGATACTTGGAGACTTTAATAAAATTCACCAATAGAACACCAGCATTGAAACTGATATAGGACGCTATTTAGATTTTATAGTAATTATCGTTAGATAAAATAGCCATAATTATCACAAACAGCTGAAAAATTGATTGATATCTAATCTAATTTAAGCCAAATCCAATTTATAAAAATATGTCAATATATCATAAATATTTGAAATGACCATAAGATGTTAACAATATATCTAACTATCTATTTATATTAACTTTATTTAACCACATTAGATAATGGTATTTTCTAATTAATATTAATTAAATAATTATAGAAATTAGATTATATCAAGGTTATTAATTTTATTAGGTTATTTTAATGTATAAATGATTATAAAGTTATTTACTAATAAAAAATATGCAATTAATCAGTAATTATAATTGAATCAAATAATCACTGCGATGCACAGTACAATTTATTAAAATTAGAAAAAATTAGTTGAAAAAATTCATAGATAAGTGATCATTAATGAAAGTCGCAATAACATCTGGAAAAGCAGAAGGCCCTACAAAACTAAATGCATTTGACAATGCTCTCTTATATGCAGGAATTGGAGATGTGAACCTAATTAAAGTTTCTAGTATAATTCCTGCAAATACTGAGATTATAGAACTTAAAAAATTGACTCCTGGAGATATGGTTAACTGTGTGCTTTCCTATACCAGTTCTTCTAATCCAGGGGATCTTATTTCAGCAGCTATTGCTGTGGCCACATCTTCTGATTTTGGTTGTGTTGTAGAACACAGTGGCATTAACTGTGATCCAGAAGCTATTAGAAAAGAAGCTATTTCCATGGTAAAATACATGATGCAAGTTAGGAATATGGAAATAAAAGAATTGCTTGTTGAGGAAATTAATCATGAAGTGGTTGATTTAGGTGCAGTGGTAGCATCTTTAGTTTATTTAGGAGATTAAAATCCATTAAAGCCTATAACATTGAATTAATTAAAAAATCATTTAATTCTATATTTAACAAATAACAGGAACTCATAATTCTAGATTTTATTTATTATATATTATTTTTTTAATTCCAATTTTTTGACTTTTGAAAAACTCTTTTAAAAAAGAATTTAATTAAAATCACCTTTCACTTAATTTTATTAAATTGTAAATCAATATGAATAACTAATGAATTAAAATTAGTCAAATGAAACTGCTGTAAGAAAAATAATAGCAGATTTTTTGTAATTACAATACCCGATATTAATAAAAAATGGGATGGTTAAATGGAAGAATCTGATTTGCAATTTTGGAGAAGTATAGCTGTTAAAATGACAGAACAAGTTGAAAAAGCTGTTTCCCCATTAGTTGGCAAAAAGGAAGCAGGAGAAATAATAAAAATGGGTGCAGACGGTACGCCGTCTAAATTAATTGATTTAGTTGCTGAAGATGAAGTAATTGAAGTCCTTATAAGATCAAAAAGACCAGTAATTTTAATAAGTGAAGAAATCGGGACTATAAAAATTAATTCCAGTCCAAATGATTATTTAGATACAGAATCACTTAGAAATGCGCATGATGAAAATATCGAGCCAAACGGTGACTTTTTCAAAACAAGCCCAGACCCTCAAATCATTTTTGTAGTAGATCCTTTAGATGGAACCAGTAACTCTGTTAAAAATATTCCTGCATTTGGAATATCAGTAGCTGTGGCCGAATACATACCTGGCGCAAATTTACCATCCCTAAGAGATGTGAAAATGGGATTTGTTAAAAATTTCGCCACCGGTGACTTTTACGAGGCCATTAAAGGAAGAGAATCCCTGGTGAATGGAGAAAGAGTTTTCCCATCCACACAAGATAGTTTAAATAAATCATCCATGGGTGCTTTTATTTATGGCACGAAATTTAGCCAGGTGAATAACATCTGTAAAATCATCCGAAGAATGAGGATACTAGGTTCTGTGGCCTTAGAACTTTCATATGTTGGTAATGGAGCCTATGACGCATTTATGGATCTTAGAGGAAACCTGAGAGTAGTAGATATTGCGGCAGCTAAATTAATAGTAGAAGAAGCAGGAGGAATTGTAACCGACCAGGAAGGAAAGTCTGTAGATGGCCTTTTAAGTGTAAATGCCAGAACATCCATTATTGCTGCAGGAAATAGTAATCTTCATCAAGAAATTATGAAAATTATGGAGGTCATCTAGATGCATATTGGAATTGTAGCCCGTTTAGACATCCCCAAATCAGTCGAATTAGTTAAAAAAATAGCTAAATTTCTTTTGAACAAAGATATTGAAGTTTCCATAGATTCTTCGCTCATAAAAGAAATCAGTGAATTTAAAGAAATGGGTGTGGAAATTCAAGATATGCAAGCAGACATGATAATAGCCATTGGAGGCGATGGAACTATATTAAGGACCCAAAATTTTGTTAATGGTAAAAAAATTCCCATCTTAGGAATAAATTTAGGTACTGTTGGATTTTTAACAGAAATAGATCCTGAAAACACATTCACTGCATTGGAAGAAGTATTATCTGGAAATTATTTTATTGAAGAGAGAACCCTTCTAAGAGTTTATCATGGAAATGAATTACCTTCAGCCCTTAATGAAGTAGTTATGATGACCAAAAAACCAGCTAAGATGTTACATATAGAAATATCTGTTGACGAAGAAGTTGTAGAAGAATTAAGAGCTGATGGCATTATAGTGGCCACTCCCAGCGGATCTACAGCATACTCCATGTCTGCAGGAGGACCCATAGTAGATCCTCGAGTTGAAGCGTTCCTCATTGTTCCTATATGTCCATTTAAACTTGGTGCACGACCAATTGTAGTTTCCAATGAAAGTGAGATAAAAGTAAAGCTGTTAAGAGAAGGAAAAAGAGCAATTGCTGTAATCGATGGGCAATTTGAAGAAGAATTCAATTATCCGGAAGAACTATTATTTAAAAAATCAGACACCAAAGCTTATTTTGTAAGGCTTAATAAAGACTTTTACAAAAAAGTCAGGGAAAAACTTACTGAAGGCGGAATTAATTCATGAAAATCCTAAACTTTTAATTAAACTCTTAAAGTTTATATTACTCCTCCACAGAAAATTAAATTAGCTTTAAATCTAAATAACAGACTTATTGCTGAAATATGACCATATTATTAATAATCAAATTATATCCACATTTTAATCCAAATAATTTTTAAATAAATCATTTGTCAAATATTTTATTTACCTGGTGAATTTAATGAATGTTCTTATAATAGACCTTACTCATGGCGGATTGATTATCGCCTTAGAAATAGCAAAATTAGATATTTTTAAGGATGTCTGGGTATGGGATATTTACCAAACCACCAGCGCAAAGCAAAAAAAGACTCTTCAGGAAAATGGAATCAAATTAATAAATTCTGGGTTCAAAGAAAACGAATATTTGGAAAGTAAAGACGATTTGAAATCATTTTTAAGTTTAAATAACCCGGATTTCCAAACAGAGGATGATATTAAAATAATTTCACCAGTACATTGTCCGCTAAATATTAAACCAGATTTTTCCCATCATCAAGCTATTAAATTAATTTTAGATAAATGGAAAAAGCTAAAAATTAAAAATAGCAATTTTGAAGAAAATTTAAAGGAAAAGTATCCATTAAATTTTAATGAGAATTCCAAAGAAATTCCTATAATTGAAGTTACTGGGGTAAAAGGAAAAACCAGTGCGGTAGGAATGTTGAAACAAATTTTTGCACCATACCGGCCACTTATACTGAGTAGTTTAGGGGCAGAAATCTTTGAAAATAGTGAACGGTCTGAAAATAGTGAAATAGTATCAGAATCAATTATTCTAAAAAAAAATATCAGTATCACTCCCGCTAGCGTAATTGAAACCATTAAATTGGCAGGAACTAATGATTATGGAATTTCTATATTTGAAACTTCATTAGGAGCTACTGGAATGGCTGATGTGGGG
Protein-coding regions in this window:
- a CDS encoding translation initiation factor IF-5A, encoding MSKKVVEVKTLKVGKYVILGGEASKITSISTSSPGKHGSAKARVEAVGIFDTQKRSIVKPVDTKIDIPIIDKRTGQVLALMGSDVQLMDLETYETFEIPIPDDLRDQLLEGVEVEYIMAMGNKKLMRTKG
- a CDS encoding arginine decarboxylase, pyruvoyl-dependent — protein: MKVAITSGKAEGPTKLNAFDNALLYAGIGDVNLIKVSSIIPANTEIIELKKLTPGDMVNCVLSYTSSSNPGDLISAAIAVATSSDFGCVVEHSGINCDPEAIRKEAISMVKYMMQVRNMEIKELLVEEINHEVVDLGAVVASLVYLGD
- a CDS encoding NAD(+) kinase codes for the protein MHIGIVARLDIPKSVELVKKIAKFLLNKDIEVSIDSSLIKEISEFKEMGVEIQDMQADMIIAIGGDGTILRTQNFVNGKKIPILGINLGTVGFLTEIDPENTFTALEEVLSGNYFIEERTLLRVYHGNELPSALNEVVMMTKKPAKMLHIEISVDEEVVEELRADGIIVATPSGSTAYSMSAGGPIVDPRVEAFLIVPICPFKLGARPIVVSNESEIKVKLLREGKRAIAVIDGQFEEEFNYPEELLFKKSDTKAYFVRLNKDFYKKVREKLTEGGINS
- a CDS encoding inositol monophosphatase, with translation MEESDLQFWRSIAVKMTEQVEKAVSPLVGKKEAGEIIKMGADGTPSKLIDLVAEDEVIEVLIRSKRPVILISEEIGTIKINSSPNDYLDTESLRNAHDENIEPNGDFFKTSPDPQIIFVVDPLDGTSNSVKNIPAFGISVAVAEYIPGANLPSLRDVKMGFVKNFATGDFYEAIKGRESLVNGERVFPSTQDSLNKSSMGAFIYGTKFSQVNNICKIIRRMRILGSVALELSYVGNGAYDAFMDLRGNLRVVDIAAAKLIVEEAGGIVTDQEGKSVDGLLSVNARTSIIAAGNSNLHQEIMKIMEVI